In the Setaria italica strain Yugu1 chromosome VI, Setaria_italica_v2.0, whole genome shotgun sequence genome, one interval contains:
- the LOC101764647 gene encoding protein ENHANCED DOWNY MILDEW 2-like → MNKKIVKIRRIDELPSAPLPGVKRSSGMVKRSSLGNFMNKRRKVPVSGEKSVVMEKPVVMSKLPFSSFPEIDRYTDMRIYEFAQKTSAAITMEDVQKKLVVPSTHAPHMHNADDITLGKVERSVEAVKAALHMLENGACIEDAKSVCAPSDLFQLAKWKNKLNIFLAPFLHGMRYTSYGRHFTKLDKLQLIVDKLQWYIQSGDTVVDFCCGSNDFSLLLKEKLEGSGKNCFYKNYDLIQPKNDFSFERRDWMTVQPDELPTGCRLIMGLNPPFGFKASLANQFINKALTFKPKLIILIVPKETERLDKKYPPYELIWQDSQQLSGKSFYLPGSLDAENKVMEQWNMSPPPLSLWSRSDWAKRHSEIAKSMGHLPSENAFSGDWQREVADGPSVPTAGHVETDDAEGAGIPPASVLEQLLSDTYHDPTSSLGDYWNDTNGRSRQPCNYETPGRSDPTYAHLLEMGVGSDMSISLSETDCERQDQASSISKHGDTDSQACNAVGSALPEEPAAAADCDEVTSAAGPYHLLEDSSQAGGHTAGVQYWRVEDSPILEEGELSDAPTVDRPAAGMQHQLTEDTTPPEVTPEADSPCEQPEESRPAARHNARTLPPRNTFPGLRFRQGCNTSRQFLSQGMGHPAVHQGPSNGWIEDDDY, encoded by the exons ATGAACAAAAAGATAGTGAAGATACGGCGTATTGATGAGCTTCCTTCTGCTCCATTGCCTGGTGTTAAAAGATCTTCTGGTATGGTGAAACGTTCTTCATTGGGCAATTTTATGAATAAAAGGAGGAAAGTGCCCGTGTCTGGAGAAAAATCTGTAGTTATGGAAAAACCAGTAGTTATGTCAAAGCTCCCATTTAGCTCATTCCCTGAGATTGACAGATACACTGATATGAG AATATATGAGTTTGCACAAAAAACTTCAGCTGCTATTACAATGGAGGATGTACAAAAAAAACTAGTGGTACCATCTACACATGCACCACATATGCATAATGCCGATGACATTACACTGGGAAAGGTGGAAAGATCTGTTGAG GCTGTTAAAGCTGCTCTGCATATGCTGGAAAATGGTGCATGCATAGAAGATGCGAAATCTGTCTGCGCACCTAGTGATCTTTTTCAACTTGCAAAGTGGAAG AACAAGTTGAACATATTTCTCGCACCGTTTCTTCATGGCATGCGCTATACATCTTATGGGCGCCACTTCACGAAACTGGATAAACTCCAGCTG ATTGTTGATAAGCTACAGTGGTATATTCAAAGTGGCGACACG GTTGTTGACTTTTGCTGTGGTTCAAACGATTTTAGCTTGTTATTGAAGGAAAAGTTAGAAGGTTCTGGAAAAAATTGCTTCTACAAAAATTATGATCTCATTCAACCAAAG AACGATTTTAGTTTTGAGAGACGAGACTGGATGACTGTTCAACCAGATGAATTGCCGACAGGATGCCGATTG ATCATGGGGTTAAATCCTCCCTTTGGTTTTAAAGCCTCTCTTGCAAACCAGTTCATCAACAAAGCCCTCACTTTCAAGCCAAAGCTTATAATACTTATTGTTCCCAAGGAAACTGAAAG ATTGGACAAAAAATACCCACCATATGAGCTAATATGGCAGGATTCGCAGCAGCTCTCGGGAAAG TCATTCTATCTGCCCGGATCTCTTGATGCTGAAAACAAGGTGATGGAACAGTGGAACATGTCACCACCTCCGCTTTCTCTGTGGAGCCGTAGTGATTGGGCTAAGAGGCACTCAGAGATCGCCAAATCAATGGGGCACCTCCCCAGCGAAAATGCATTCTCTGGTGATTGGCAGAGGGAGGTAGCTGATGGTCCGTCTGTACCAACCGCAGGGCATGTGGAGACGGATGATGCAGAGGGTGCAGGCATCCCGCCCGCCTCTGTTTTGGAGCAGCTATTGTCTGACACATACCATGACCCAACAAGTTCACTAGGGGACTACTGGAATGATACCAATGGCCGATCAAGGCAGCCTTGCAACTATGAAACCCCAGGAAGGAGTGATCCGACCTATGCGCATCTTCTAGAAATGGGTGTCGGATCCGATATGAGCATTTCACTGTCAGAAACTGATTGTGAAAGACAAGATCAAGCTTCATCAATCTCAAAGCATGGAGACACCGACTCCCAAGCCTGTAATGCTGTTGGAAGTGCACTGCCAGAGgaaccagctgctgctgctgattgtGACGAGGTAACATCAGCTGCTGGTCCATACCATTTGCTTGAAGATTCATCACAGGCAGGTGGACACACAGCTGGAGTTCAATATTGGAGGGTGGAAGACTCTCCAATCCTGGAGGAGGGTGAGCTGAGCGATGCACCAACGGTGGACAGGCCTGCAGCTGGCATGCAGCATCAACTGACGGAAGACACTACACCTCCAGAGGTGACACCCGAAGCTGACTCCCCGTGTGAGCAGCCAGAGGAGTCGCGGCCTGCAGCCAGACATAATGCTAGAACTCTGCCACCAAGAAACACCTTCCCCGGACTGCGCTTTCGGCAAGGTTGCAACACCTCTCGTCAGTTCCTATCCCAAGGCATGGGACATCCGGCGGTCCATCAAGGGCCATCAAATGGTTGGATCGAAGATGATGATTACTAG